A part of Caretta caretta isolate rCarCar2 chromosome 1, rCarCar1.hap1, whole genome shotgun sequence genomic DNA contains:
- the LOC142069316 gene encoding glutathione S-transferase kappa 1-like, producing MLPQCVFLSFTSIPGSLSAMRFITAVDMTQPQFLEPVSRELWMRIWSRDEDITQPESILAAAGEAGLPSALAQKLLAMTSTPEVKNRLKATTEEALKYGAFGMPALVAHVNGESHLFFGSDRLELLGNVIGEKWLGPVPAASKPRM from the exons ATGCTTCCTCAATGTGTCTTTCTGTCTTTCACATCAATCCCAGGCAGCCTTTCTGCCATGCGCTTTATCACAGCCGTGGATATGACACAGCCACAGTTCCTGGAGCCTGTGTCCAGAGAGCTCTGGATGCGCATCTGGTCCCGG GATGAAGATATCACCCAACCAGAGAGTATATTGGCA GCTGCAGGAGAGGCTGGGTTACCCTCAGCGCTGGCCCAAAAGCTACTGGCAATGACCTCAACCCCTGAGGTGAAGAATCGCCTGAAGGCGACAACAGAGGAGGCACTGAAATATGGG GCGTTTGGAATGCCAGCACTTGTGGCCCATGTTAATGGTGAATCTCACCTCTTCTTTGGCTCTGATCGTTTAGAGCTCCTGGGCAATGTTATAG GAGAGAAATGGCTGGGACCAGTTCCTGCAGCTTCAAAACCCAGGATGTGA
- the LOC142069319 gene encoding glutathione S-transferase kappa 1-like, giving the protein MAAAAVAGGGFGGSKKVVEIFYDVVSPYSWLGFEVLCRYRHNWSIELRFRPAFLGGIMKETGNQPPAMVPKRGEYMMKDIKRMAKYYQVPLQLPKDFVGSVIRKGSLSAMRFITAVDMTQPQFLEPVSRELWMRIWSRDEDITQPESILTAAGEAGLPSALAQKLLAMTSTPEVKNRLKATTEEALNYGAFGMPALVAHVNGESHLFFGSDRLELLGNVIGEKWLGPVPAASKPRM; this is encoded by the exons ATGGCGGCGGCGGCAGTAGCAGGGGGAGGCTTTGGCGGCAGCAAGAAAGTGGTGGAAATCTTCTACGACGTGGTGTCTCCGTATTCCTGGCTCGGGTTCGAG GTGCTTTGCCGGTACCGGCACAACTGGAGCATTGAGTTGCGTTTTCGTCCTGCTTTCCTTGGAGGCATAATGAAGGAGACTG GTAACCAGCCCCCAGCAATGGTGCCCAAACGTGGGGAATACATGATGAAGGATATAAAGAGGATGGCAAAATATTACCAGGTCCCACTGCAGCTCCCCAAGGATTTCGTTGGAAGTGTTATCAGAAAAG GCAGCCTTTCTGCCATGCGCTTTATCACAGCCGTGGATATGACACAGCCACAGTTCCTGGAGCCTGTGTCCAGAGAGCTCTGGATGCGCATCTGGTCCCGG GATGAAGATATCACCCAACCAGAGAGTATATTGACA gctgcaggggaggcTGGGTTACCCTCAGCGCTGGCCCAGAAGCTACTGGCAATGACCTCAACCCCGGAGGTGAAGAATCGCCTGAAGGCGACAACAGAGGAGGCACTGAACTATGGG GCGTTTGGAATGCCAGCACTTGTGGCCCATGTTAATGGTGAATCTCACCTCTTCTTTGGCTCTGATCGTTTAGAGCTCCTGGGCAATGTTATAG